A single Tenacibaculum sp. Bg11-29 DNA region contains:
- a CDS encoding helix-turn-helix domain-containing protein, producing the protein MKTKKDKTDIYTPTECKKFILPVRDVIDIIGGKWRLPIIIALSFKIHRFKELERQIEGITPRMLSKELKELEINGLINREVFNTIPVSVQYSLTDYGKSLDKVIETMRDWGLTHRDKIINK; encoded by the coding sequence ATGAAGACAAAAAAAGATAAAACTGATATTTACACACCAACCGAGTGTAAAAAATTTATTCTTCCTGTTCGAGATGTTATAGACATAATTGGAGGCAAATGGAGATTACCAATTATTATAGCGCTTTCTTTTAAAATTCATAGATTTAAAGAATTAGAACGTCAAATTGAAGGAATTACTCCAAGAATGCTCTCTAAAGAGTTAAAGGAATTAGAAATAAACGGCTTAATAAATAGAGAGGTATTTAACACGATACCTGTTTCTGTTCAATACAGCCTTACCGATTATGGAAAATCATTAGATAAAGTAATTGAAACAATGCGAGATTGGGGCTTAACGCATCGTGATAAAATTATTAATAAATAA
- a CDS encoding FMN-dependent NADH-azoreductase: MTKTLIISYTPRDNSNTKKMLDFFIENNKEKTEITFIDLAEEAPDLLLKENLNLYVNRNFGGVELNDEQQKVLAKNDEMMYQLLDADFVVLASPMYNFSIPAPVKAWFDAVIQAGKTFTYTETGIKGLCENTKALILMTSGSDFGMEPYKSVNFATPLLITSFEFLGISAEAINKFGMIQYADKSEQMIEEAKEEIKVVSEKWY, translated from the coding sequence ATGACGAAAACATTAATAATAAGTTATACACCAAGAGATAACTCGAATACAAAAAAAATGCTTGACTTCTTTATAGAGAATAATAAGGAGAAAACAGAAATAACATTTATTGATTTAGCTGAAGAGGCTCCAGATTTATTGTTGAAAGAAAATTTAAACCTTTATGTAAATAGAAATTTTGGTGGAGTAGAACTTAATGATGAGCAACAGAAAGTTTTAGCTAAAAATGATGAAATGATGTACCAATTACTAGATGCAGATTTTGTTGTTTTAGCGAGCCCGATGTATAATTTTTCAATTCCTGCACCAGTAAAAGCTTGGTTTGATGCCGTTATACAGGCTGGGAAAACATTTACATATACTGAAACAGGTATTAAAGGGTTATGCGAAAACACAAAAGCTTTAATTTTAATGACAAGTGGGAGTGATTTTGGAATGGAACCTTATAAAAGTGTTAATTTTGCAACACCTCTTTTAATTACAAGTTTTGAATTTCTTGGTATTTCAGCTGAAGCTATTAATAAGTTTGGTATGATACAATATGCAGATAAGTCTGAACAAATGATAGAGGAAGCAAAAGAAGAGATTAAAGTAGTAAGTGAGAAATGGTATTAA
- a CDS encoding Crp/Fnr family transcriptional regulator, whose protein sequence is MTNYNELTNYIKKNIDIDDNDLKIVLSHFKTIKKSKNETLLSNGKNSQVSYFVNKGCLRLFYLDEEGKDVTRYIAFENQFATEFVSFITNQPAQESIQVIENSELLYITHEDFRHLMKIIPKWKDFYNTYLEKAYVNNSKRLISFTTLNASERYKQLFQINPNIVKRLPNKIVASYINISQETLSRIKSKFYYKGK, encoded by the coding sequence ATGACAAACTATAACGAACTCACAAATTACATAAAAAAGAATATTGATATTGATGACAACGATTTAAAAATAGTGTTATCTCATTTTAAAACAATAAAAAAAAGTAAAAATGAAACTTTACTTTCAAATGGAAAAAATAGCCAGGTTAGTTACTTTGTAAACAAAGGTTGTTTAAGATTGTTCTATTTAGATGAAGAAGGGAAAGATGTTACACGCTATATTGCTTTTGAAAATCAATTTGCTACAGAATTCGTTAGTTTTATAACAAATCAACCTGCTCAAGAATCTATTCAAGTGATTGAAAATAGTGAGCTTTTATATATTACTCACGAAGATTTTAGACATCTTATGAAAATTATTCCCAAATGGAAAGATTTTTATAATACTTATTTAGAAAAGGCATATGTAAATAATTCTAAAAGATTAATTTCATTTACTACTCTAAACGCATCTGAAAGATATAAACAATTGTTTCAAATTAATCCAAATATTGTAAAACGCCTACCAAACAAGATTGTGGCTTCTTATATTAATATATCACAAGAAACATTGAGTAGAATCAAATCTAAATTTTACTACAAAGGAAAATAA
- the ribB gene encoding 3,4-dihydroxy-2-butanone-4-phosphate synthase has protein sequence MVITELDALKLFGNNSQERLEKAFTNLQNGNGVILIDDIDRENEGDLIFSAHNMTINQMALMIRKCSGIVCLCLTNEKADLLNLPYMMKENTSSFQTPFTITIEAKEGVTTGVSAKDRLKTIQVACNENTKSSDLAKPGHIFPLRANDNGVLERKGHTEGSVDLMKLAGLKPEAVLCELMNDDGTMAKNDTIIQFAKKHNLVVLSIQDIIQYRKFVRDYK, from the coding sequence ATGGTAATTACAGAACTAGATGCACTAAAACTATTTGGCAACAACAGTCAAGAACGGTTAGAAAAAGCATTCACAAATCTTCAAAATGGAAATGGGGTTATATTAATTGACGATATAGATAGAGAAAATGAAGGTGATTTAATATTCTCTGCTCATAACATGACTATTAACCAAATGGCATTAATGATTAGAAAATGTAGTGGTATCGTTTGTTTATGCTTGACCAACGAAAAAGCTGACCTACTTAATTTACCTTATATGATGAAGGAAAATACAAGTAGTTTTCAAACACCTTTTACTATTACTATAGAAGCAAAAGAAGGTGTAACTACAGGAGTTTCTGCTAAAGATCGATTAAAAACTATCCAAGTAGCTTGCAATGAAAATACTAAAAGCAGTGATTTAGCTAAACCTGGTCATATTTTTCCCTTAAGAGCAAATGATAATGGTGTACTAGAAAGAAAAGGTCATACTGAAGGAAGCGTAGATTTAATGAAATTAGCTGGTTTAAAACCAGAAGCAGTATTATGTGAATTAATGAATGATGACGGTACAATGGCTAAAAATGATACGATTATACAGTTTGCCAAGAAACATAATTTGGTTGTTTTATCTATTCAGGATATTATTCAATATCGTAAATTTGTGAGAGACTATAAATAA
- a CDS encoding diaminopropionate ammonia-lyase, whose protein sequence is MEIKTKINSSFYINNATIKTVENVPFTIIKKSKALEFHSSLPIYRPTPLVHLPNLSKKYNVGNIYLKDESFRFGLNSFKALGASYAINEILKEKPNITTFCTATDGNHGRAVAWSAKYFNKRAIVFVPKDTTNERIKAIEKEGAIVEQVNGNYDETCAHAEQIANKNNWELIQDTAWKGYERIPAQIMGGYLTLFQELEDTLHLPQKPKVDIVFLQAGVGSFAGAGIAYYLEKYGANCPKIVIVEPKEADAILSSFKKGKITTSQGNSKTIMAGLNCGTPSLGAWNLLKAGTSVSIKIDDKYSKQAIRELYFCNGLDEKIISGESGVGGLAGFIAIMIEDEFKHLQQKLNIDHTTNILFVSTEGATDIDMFNRIIRS, encoded by the coding sequence ATGGAGATAAAAACTAAAATCAACTCTTCATTTTACATAAATAATGCTACCATAAAAACAGTAGAGAATGTGCCCTTTACTATTATCAAAAAAAGTAAGGCTCTTGAGTTTCATTCTTCTTTACCAATTTATCGACCTACGCCATTAGTCCATTTGCCTAACTTATCTAAAAAATACAATGTAGGTAACATTTATCTTAAAGATGAATCATTTCGTTTTGGTTTAAATTCATTTAAAGCATTGGGTGCTTCTTATGCAATTAATGAAATCCTTAAAGAAAAACCAAACATAACGACTTTTTGTACAGCAACAGATGGAAACCATGGACGAGCAGTTGCATGGTCTGCAAAATACTTTAATAAAAGAGCAATTGTCTTTGTTCCAAAAGATACGACTAACGAACGTATAAAGGCCATTGAAAAAGAAGGAGCCATTGTCGAACAAGTAAATGGAAATTATGACGAAACTTGTGCTCATGCAGAGCAAATAGCCAACAAAAATAATTGGGAATTGATTCAAGATACTGCTTGGAAAGGTTACGAAAGAATCCCTGCACAAATTATGGGCGGTTATTTAACACTCTTTCAAGAATTGGAAGATACACTTCACTTGCCACAAAAGCCAAAAGTAGACATTGTTTTCCTTCAAGCAGGAGTTGGTAGTTTTGCGGGAGCTGGAATCGCTTATTATCTAGAAAAATATGGCGCAAATTGTCCGAAAATTGTAATCGTGGAACCAAAAGAAGCGGATGCCATTCTTTCTTCATTCAAGAAAGGAAAAATAACCACTTCGCAAGGAAATAGCAAAACAATAATGGCTGGGCTTAATTGTGGAACCCCATCCTTAGGTGCTTGGAATTTATTAAAAGCTGGAACATCAGTTTCTATAAAAATTGATGATAAATATTCTAAACAAGCAATTCGGGAACTATATTTTTGTAATGGTTTGGATGAAAAAATAATATCTGGTGAATCTGGTGTTGGTGGTTTAGCAGGATTTATTGCTATAATGATAGAAGATGAATTCAAACATCTTCAACAAAAATTAAATATAGATCATACTACCAATATCCTTTTCGTAAGTACAGAAGGAGCAACAGACATAGATATGTTTAATAGAATTATTCGTTCTTAA
- a CDS encoding peptide deformylase, giving the protein MKTLKDLVLLGNPLLYKVSSPIKKSELPLVTKWVADLDNVMKEIRMKYNFGRAIAAPQLGIMRRLIYMNIEKPIVFINPEFTYMSDEKMEIWDDCMSFPNLLVKVKRHKKVTIKYLDENWETQKWELKNDLSELLQHEYDHLDGILCTMRAIDLKSFKWR; this is encoded by the coding sequence ATGAAAACATTAAAAGATTTAGTATTGCTTGGAAACCCTCTTCTATATAAAGTATCTAGCCCCATAAAGAAATCTGAATTACCTCTTGTAACAAAATGGGTTGCAGATTTAGATAATGTAATGAAAGAGATTAGAATGAAATACAATTTTGGACGAGCTATTGCAGCTCCTCAATTAGGAATAATGAGAAGATTAATTTATATGAATATTGAAAAACCTATTGTTTTCATAAACCCAGAATTCACTTATATGAGTGATGAAAAAATGGAAATTTGGGATGATTGCATGAGTTTTCCAAATCTTTTAGTAAAAGTAAAGCGACATAAAAAAGTAACTATAAAATATCTAGACGAAAACTGGGAGACACAAAAATGGGAATTGAAAAATGATTTATCTGAGCTATTACAGCATGAATATGACCATTTGGACGGGATTCTTTGTACCATGAGGGCTATAGATTTAAAATCATTCAAATGGAGATAA
- a CDS encoding Lrp/AsnC family transcriptional regulator, with protein sequence MEKLDKFDLDILTIIQKDNSIIQRDIGKSVNLSAAAVQRRIKKMTVSGVIQSNIAVIDPLKLGKFITLFVEVELESEKIELIDEAKKKFKNFLEVQQCYYVTGKADFVLIIVVPTMADYEKLTRALFFEDNNIKRFETFVGMDRVKVGLDVQL encoded by the coding sequence ATGGAGAAACTAGATAAGTTTGATTTAGATATTTTAACAATTATACAAAAGGACAATTCCATTATTCAGCGAGATATTGGCAAATCGGTTAATTTATCAGCAGCAGCAGTGCAAAGAAGAATTAAGAAAATGACAGTTTCGGGTGTAATTCAGTCTAATATTGCTGTAATAGATCCATTAAAATTAGGAAAGTTTATAACTTTATTTGTTGAAGTTGAATTAGAGAGTGAAAAAATCGAACTCATTGATGAAGCAAAGAAAAAATTTAAAAATTTTCTGGAAGTTCAACAATGTTATTATGTTACTGGAAAAGCAGACTTTGTATTAATTATTGTTGTACCAACTATGGCTGATTATGAAAAACTGACAAGAGCTTTATTTTTTGAAGATAACAATATAAAGCGTTTTGAAACTTTTGTGGGAATGGATAGGGTTAAAGTCGGACTGGATGTGCAGCTTTAG
- a CDS encoding cupin domain-containing protein encodes MKKDKFSFFCKANEGIQVISTGNLYRIIADGKRTKNSFSLMETILEPGQGAPLHIHTREYEAFFILEGEVAFNLENSEIIAKKEDFISCAPNEIRGFRNNTNSTSRMLLFYSSAGIEEMTLRNGTIVEQGLKPPNEDEYVVQCPLLSEKYGVIEFKRK; translated from the coding sequence ATGAAAAAAGACAAATTCTCATTTTTTTGCAAAGCCAATGAAGGAATTCAGGTCATATCCACAGGTAATTTGTATAGAATTATTGCCGATGGTAAAAGAACAAAAAATAGTTTTTCTTTAATGGAAACTATTCTAGAACCTGGTCAAGGAGCACCTCTTCACATTCATACTAGAGAATATGAAGCCTTCTTTATTTTAGAAGGAGAGGTTGCCTTTAATTTAGAAAATTCGGAAATTATTGCTAAAAAAGAAGACTTTATATCTTGTGCACCAAATGAAATACGTGGTTTCAGAAACAATACCAATTCAACTTCAAGAATGTTATTGTTTTATAGTTCTGCAGGAATAGAAGAAATGACCTTGCGAAACGGAACAATTGTAGAACAAGGATTAAAACCGCCCAATGAAGATGAATATGTAGTACAATGCCCTCTTTTATCTGAAAAATATGGGGTTATAGAATTTAAAAGAAAATAA
- a CDS encoding AraC family transcriptional regulator: protein MREVWASNTSNKQNAPKKQELLEKFTQLLESEICTNKQVNKYAEMLCITPYKLNTITKNLLDKTSSQLINEQIILEAKRLLLATSNQVNEIAFQLCYEDPAYFILFFLRNIQVILPKYSFKISDKYNYF, encoded by the coding sequence ATGCGAGAGGTTTGGGCTAGCAATACTTCAAACAAGCAAAATGCCCCTAAGAAACAAGAACTACTGGAAAAATTTACACAATTATTGGAAAGCGAAATATGCACAAATAAACAAGTTAACAAATATGCCGAGATGCTTTGCATTACGCCATACAAACTAAATACCATTACCAAAAATTTGTTAGACAAAACCAGTTCTCAATTAATCAATGAGCAAATTATTCTTGAGGCAAAAAGATTGTTGCTGGCAACCTCTAATCAAGTAAATGAAATAGCATTTCAACTATGTTATGAAGACCCTGCTTACTTTATCCTGTTTTTTTTAAGAAACATACAGGTTATACTCCCCAAATATTCCTTCAAAATTTCAGATAAGTACAATTATTTTTAA
- a CDS encoding AraC family ligand binding domain-containing protein, whose protein sequence is MKEGLHRHNFFFLMILEQASRKHHIDFKNYHVVSNTIFIIPSGQVHELILEQGSKGYLITFYFSFYSHIHSYKKEVFQRATLNNLYHLDNEKFTKILAI, encoded by the coding sequence ATGAAAGAAGGTTTACATCGGCATAATTTCTTTTTCCTTATGATCTTAGAGCAGGCAAGTCGTAAACATCATATTGATTTTAAAAATTATCACGTAGTCTCAAACACTATTTTTATAATACCTTCTGGGCAAGTTCATGAACTAATCCTTGAACAAGGTAGTAAAGGCTATCTTATTACATTTTATTTTAGCTTCTATTCTCATATTCATAGCTATAAAAAAGAAGTATTTCAGAGAGCAACTTTAAATAATCTTTACCATTTAGACAATGAAAAATTTACTAAAATTTTAGCTATTTAA
- a CDS encoding GNAT family N-acetyltransferase, producing the protein MGLVSSKEIAKALNVSKAGFLGTFIGWIVLKVLRIDAINRLYDNNKHLPDIDFLRGILKDMKVKYEVSDEDLKRIPKNGSFITVSNHPMGGVDAILLLKIMLEVRPDFRATANFFAQRVVPVESIIIPVNPFENKKKEIGSLGAFEKCLTIIGEGKPLGLFPAGEVSTIKDGDIFQDRQWGRSPIKLIQKSQVPVVPLYFHAKNSNIFYWLSGISGFLRTARLPSEFFTQKKKIVKVRIGNPISVKDQNGHTNIEGLSNFLREKTYTLANSYDETFNSLK; encoded by the coding sequence ATGGGATTAGTAAGTTCAAAAGAAATTGCAAAAGCACTAAATGTTAGTAAAGCAGGGTTTTTAGGAACCTTTATAGGTTGGATTGTGTTAAAAGTATTACGAATAGATGCTATTAATCGATTGTATGACAATAATAAACATCTACCAGATATTGATTTTTTGAGAGGTATTTTAAAGGATATGAAAGTCAAGTATGAAGTCTCTGACGAAGACTTAAAGCGTATTCCTAAAAACGGCTCCTTTATTACAGTTTCAAACCACCCAATGGGTGGAGTAGATGCAATATTGCTTTTAAAAATAATGCTAGAAGTTAGACCAGACTTTAGGGCTACTGCTAATTTTTTTGCGCAAAGAGTAGTGCCAGTAGAATCTATCATCATTCCAGTAAATCCTTTTGAAAATAAAAAAAAGGAAATTGGATCCTTAGGAGCTTTTGAGAAATGTCTAACGATTATAGGAGAAGGAAAGCCTTTAGGGCTTTTTCCTGCAGGAGAAGTGTCTACTATAAAAGATGGGGATATTTTTCAAGATAGACAATGGGGACGGTCACCTATAAAATTAATTCAAAAATCTCAAGTACCCGTAGTGCCATTATATTTTCATGCTAAAAACAGTAATATATTTTATTGGCTTTCCGGAATTAGCGGTTTTTTACGTACCGCAAGACTACCTTCGGAGTTTTTTACTCAGAAAAAAAAGATTGTTAAAGTTAGAATTGGAAATCCTATATCTGTAAAGGACCAAAATGGACATACCAACATTGAGGGCCTCTCTAATTTTTTAAGAGAAAAAACATATACCTTGGCTAATTCATATGATGAAACATTTAACTCTTTAAAATAA
- a CDS encoding SDR family oxidoreductase, with amino-acid sequence MNRKIAIVTGVSRLEGIGRAICCELAKRKFDIFFTYWTEYDNQMPWKVNESEPEIIQKEIREFGVKCEKHELDLSSENAIEILFREVKNKLGSPIILVNNATYSTQTTIDNLTAGELDKHYDINLKATTLLTIEFIKQFDFNKNGRIINLTSGQSLGQMPNEIAYAITKGAVETLTYTLSQEIAPKGITINAVNPGPNDTGWMDTKMKKELLNQFPMNRIGKPKDTAKLIGFLASEDAEWITGQIIHSEGGFKR; translated from the coding sequence ATGAATAGAAAAATTGCTATAGTAACAGGAGTAAGTCGATTAGAAGGGATTGGACGAGCAATTTGCTGTGAATTGGCAAAAAGAAAATTTGACATATTCTTTACTTATTGGACGGAATATGACAATCAGATGCCTTGGAAAGTAAATGAAAGTGAACCCGAAATAATTCAGAAAGAAATCAGAGAATTTGGCGTAAAATGTGAAAAACATGAATTAGATCTATCAAGCGAAAATGCAATCGAAATTTTATTTAGAGAAGTAAAAAATAAATTAGGTTCCCCAATAATTTTGGTGAATAATGCGACTTATAGCACTCAAACAACGATTGACAATTTGACAGCGGGAGAATTAGATAAACATTATGATATTAATCTAAAAGCGACAACTTTATTGACCATTGAATTTATTAAACAATTTGATTTTAACAAAAATGGTAGGATTATAAATTTAACATCAGGACAATCTCTTGGTCAAATGCCAAACGAAATAGCATATGCGATTACAAAAGGAGCAGTTGAAACTTTGACTTATACATTATCCCAAGAAATTGCACCAAAAGGAATTACGATTAATGCAGTTAATCCAGGTCCAAATGATACAGGTTGGATGGATACGAAAATGAAAAAAGAATTACTAAATCAATTTCCAATGAATAGAATTGGAAAACCAAAGGATACAGCAAAATTAATTGGTTTTTTAGCAAGTGAAGATGCTGAATGGATTACAGGACAAATTATTCATTCAGAAGGTGGATTTAAAAGGTAA
- a CDS encoding IS110 family transposase, translated as MNKYKEIFGVDISKDVFDVHGSKSGHDQFKNNASGFKSFLKSLPKESLVVMEATGYYHYRLAQFLYKQNIIVSVVNPLSVKRFIQMKLAKIKTDKSDAKAICEYGQINEVPLYTALTNVQSECLQLFRLMDSCIKKRTATKNKIHGEEVLDIPSKYVYRSLKRIKKYLDKEILGIEKKLLSLVKQEQQVQLTLLTSIPGIGLKTALFMIVITDGFTKFENSKELCSYVGITPTIRESGSSVRGRSRISKVGNRKLRNLLFLCSFNACKHNKACRDIYERIVNKGKSKKLALIAVSNKLIKQSFAIAKSGLPYNEKYVSVLSK; from the coding sequence ATGAATAAATATAAGGAAATTTTTGGAGTTGACATTAGCAAAGACGTATTTGATGTTCATGGAAGTAAAAGTGGCCATGATCAATTTAAAAATAATGCATCTGGTTTTAAGTCCTTTCTAAAAAGCCTTCCTAAAGAATCATTAGTTGTAATGGAAGCAACAGGGTATTATCATTATCGATTAGCTCAGTTTTTATACAAACAAAACATTATTGTTTCAGTAGTAAATCCTTTATCGGTAAAGCGATTTATTCAAATGAAATTAGCTAAAATAAAAACAGATAAAAGTGATGCTAAAGCCATTTGTGAATATGGACAAATAAATGAAGTGCCTTTATATACAGCACTTACAAATGTTCAAAGTGAATGTTTGCAATTGTTTAGATTGATGGATAGTTGTATCAAGAAACGTACAGCGACAAAGAATAAAATCCATGGTGAGGAAGTTTTAGATATTCCTTCTAAATATGTATATCGTAGTTTAAAACGAATAAAAAAGTATTTAGATAAAGAGATTTTAGGGATAGAAAAAAAGCTATTATCATTAGTAAAACAAGAACAGCAAGTACAATTAACTTTATTGACAAGTATTCCAGGGATAGGACTTAAAACGGCCTTATTTATGATTGTAATAACCGATGGTTTTACCAAGTTTGAAAACTCAAAAGAACTCTGTAGTTATGTTGGTATAACTCCAACAATACGAGAATCAGGAAGTAGTGTAAGAGGACGAAGTAGGATAAGTAAAGTAGGTAATCGAAAATTACGGAATCTCTTGTTTTTATGCTCCTTTAATGCATGTAAGCATAATAAAGCATGTAGAGATATTTATGAGCGTATTGTAAACAAAGGAAAGAGTAAAAAGCTAGCTTTAATAGCCGTTTCAAATAAGTTAATCAAACAAAGTTTTGCTATTGCAAAATCTGGTTTGCCTTATAATGAAAAGTATGTTTCCGTTTTGTCAAAATAA
- the xerA gene encoding site-specific tyrosine recombinase/integron integrase: MQSVPKHITLKHLFINNSKMIGLQFSPNKVIHALIKELPKPKWSTHYNMVYLKNSKENIDAIFKKFKDLVWIHGSSFFKEKPIRNNTLPNIDWYRNRVKKESYKYAPETYLQKLELKRYSLNTCKIYISLFEKFMNQFYEKSINELSERDIQNYLQLLIQQNKSNSYVNQPINCIKFYYETVLGMPNRFYSIDRPRKEHKLPKVISKEEIITIINNTNNIKHRCIISLLYSAGLRRGEILNLKITDIDSKRMLIHINKAKGNKDRYSLLSNTVLKELREYYKEWKPKTYLFEGKIGQKYSAESIAKVLKKASEKAGIHKKVTPHMLRHSFATHLLENGTNLRYIQNLLGHSSSKTTEIYTHVASHNFKLIKNPLDL, translated from the coding sequence ATGCAATCAGTTCCAAAACATATTACTTTAAAGCATTTGTTTATTAATAATTCTAAGATGATTGGCTTACAGTTTTCTCCAAATAAGGTTATTCATGCATTAATAAAAGAGTTACCTAAACCCAAATGGAGCACACATTATAACATGGTTTACTTAAAAAATTCAAAGGAAAATATTGATGCTATATTTAAAAAGTTTAAGGATCTTGTTTGGATACACGGTAGCTCTTTCTTTAAAGAGAAGCCTATAAGAAATAATACTTTACCAAATATTGACTGGTATAGAAATAGAGTTAAAAAGGAATCTTATAAATACGCTCCCGAAACCTACTTACAAAAACTAGAACTAAAAAGATACTCTTTAAATACTTGCAAAATTTATATTTCATTATTTGAAAAGTTTATGAATCAATTCTATGAAAAATCTATAAACGAGCTATCTGAAAGAGATATCCAAAATTACCTTCAATTACTAATACAGCAAAATAAATCGAATAGCTATGTTAATCAACCTATTAATTGTATTAAATTTTACTATGAGACTGTATTAGGTATGCCTAATAGATTTTACAGCATAGATAGACCAAGAAAAGAACATAAATTACCAAAAGTAATATCGAAAGAAGAAATTATTACCATTATAAATAATACAAACAATATAAAGCATCGCTGTATAATAAGTTTACTCTATTCTGCAGGGTTACGTAGAGGTGAAATACTTAATTTAAAAATAACAGATATAGACAGCAAGCGTATGCTAATACATATTAACAAAGCTAAAGGAAATAAAGACAGGTACTCTTTACTTTCTAATACTGTACTTAAAGAATTAAGAGAATATTATAAAGAATGGAAACCTAAAACATATTTATTTGAAGGCAAAATAGGTCAAAAGTATTCTGCTGAAAGTATAGCTAAAGTCCTAAAAAAAGCTAGTGAAAAAGCTGGCATACATAAAAAAGTAACTCCTCATATGTTACGCCATTCTTTTGCTACCCATCTTCTAGAAAATGGTACCAACCTGCGCTATATTCAAAATTTACTCGGACACAGTTCTAGTAAAACTACAGAAATTTATACACATGTTGCTTCTCACAACTTTAAATTAATTAAAAATCCCTTAGATTTGTAA
- a CDS encoding DUF2541 family protein, which produces MNNKTIFKTIILVTILLFCKSFSLLASSTEDTSKKNDKWILLGITTVKGSLDRDEVKITGSKGMFTHLKIKVRNASLEMKKMVVYFGNGSTQDVWLKNRFSKGQESREIDLKGDKRLIKKVVFLYKKGNWSNKAPIVALIGQNKSSNNNPPKLVGKWKLLGITTVKGSVDRDEVRVTASKGMFTHLKIKVRNSSLEMKKMIVHFGDGSKQDVWLKNRFSKGQESRAIDLKGNKRIVKKVIFWYKKGSWSNKAPIVALIGK; this is translated from the coding sequence ATGAATAACAAAACGATTTTTAAGACAATAATATTAGTAACAATTCTCTTATTTTGTAAATCATTTTCTCTTTTAGCGAGTTCTACAGAAGATACTTCTAAAAAAAATGATAAGTGGATATTATTAGGTATCACAACAGTAAAAGGGAGTTTAGATAGAGATGAAGTAAAAATTACTGGTAGTAAAGGTATGTTTACACACCTTAAAATTAAGGTGAGAAATGCTTCTTTAGAAATGAAGAAAATGGTAGTTTATTTTGGAAATGGTAGTACGCAAGATGTTTGGTTAAAGAATCGTTTTTCTAAAGGACAGGAGTCAAGAGAAATAGATTTGAAAGGGGATAAACGACTCATTAAAAAAGTTGTTTTTTTGTATAAAAAAGGAAACTGGAGCAATAAAGCTCCTATTGTTGCGCTTATAGGTCAAAATAAATCGAGTAATAATAATCCACCTAAGCTTGTAGGAAAATGGAAGTTGTTAGGTATTACAACAGTAAAAGGAAGTGTAGATAGAGATGAAGTAAGAGTTACTGCTAGTAAAGGTATGTTTACACATCTTAAAATTAAAGTAAGAAATTCTTCGTTAGAAATGAAAAAAATGATTGTACATTTTGGTGACGGTAGCAAACAAGATGTTTGGTTAAAGAATCGTTTTTCTAAAGGACAGGAATCAAGAGCAATAGATCTTAAAGGAAATAAAAGAATTGTTAAAAAAGTTATTTTTTGGTATAAAAAAGGAAGTTGGAGTAATAAAGCTCCTATTGTTGCGCTTATAGGTAAATAA